In Phyllopteryx taeniolatus isolate TA_2022b chromosome 22, UOR_Ptae_1.2, whole genome shotgun sequence, one DNA window encodes the following:
- the cdkn1ba gene encoding cyclin-dependent kinase inhibitor 1Ba, translating into MCNKMSDVRLSNASPPLERVDARQQDVVRPPVCRNLFGTPDREEIRTLLTATLRDDVRSFADRYNFDPDGEGALPGGDFKWTEDRDAPEFYSRPPHRRQEPRAEDSGEGSRGQNRDSSKKRPSDATGLSRECPTKRTHSGGDDDDDDDAEPPRGAGGPAPQVP; encoded by the exons aTGTGCAACAAAATGTCAGACGTGCGCCTTTCCAACGCGAGTCCGCCGCTGGAGAGGGTCGACGCGCGGCAGCAGGACGTCGTCCGACCCCCGGTGTGCAGGAACCTCTTCGGCACACCTGACCGAGAGGAGATACGTACCCTCTTGACGGCCACCCTCCGGGATGACGTCCGCTCGTTCGCGGACCGCTACAACTTCGACCCGGACGGCGAGGGGGCGCTCCCGGGTGGGGACTTTAAGTGGACGGAGGACCGGGACGCGCCGGAGTTTTACTCCCGGCCGCCGCACAGGAGGCAGGAGCCGCGGGCGGAGGACTCCGGGGAGGGTTCTCGGGGCCAAAACAGAGACTCTTCGAAGAAAAGACCGTCGGATGCTACAG GTTTGTCGCGCGAGTGCCCGACGAAGAGGACACACTCCGGgggagacgacgacgacgacgacgacgccgaGCCGCCCCGTGGCGCTGGAGGTCCGGCGCCGCAGGTCCCGTAA
- the cdpf1 gene encoding cysteine-rich DPF motif domain-containing protein 1: protein MTSCCLLAGKTMEESTRQHRQKTFTCQSCGLSCPYTSYGQKPPNTRAIVLLEECYVTKDPFSPDKDKFLVLGSKCSLCGVTVCVGSDCSLFYTKRFCLHCVNKNLELFPRQVRTELAKKPSQ from the exons ATGACCTCCTGCTGTTTGTTAGCTGGCAAAACAATGGAAGAGAGTACACGCCAACATCgccaaaagacatttacatgCCAGTCGTGTGGTTTAAGTTGTCCTTATACTTCCTACGGACAGAAACCACCTAACACCAGAGCCATTGT GTTGCTGGAGGAGTGCTATGTGACGAAAGACCCATTCAGTCCGGATAAGGACAAGTTCCTCGTTTTGGGTTCCAAGTGCAGCTTGTGTGGAGTGACTGTATGTGTTGGCTCG GACTGCAGTCTGTTCTACACCAAGAGGTTCTGCCTGCACTGCGTCAACAAGAACCTGGAACTATTTCCCCGCCAGGTCCGGACGGAGCTGGCCAAGAAGCCGTCGCAAtag
- the LOC133472212 gene encoding peroxisome proliferator-activated receptor alpha-like isoform X1 has product MARDLYCPPSPLGDSLLDSPLCADLMEDLHDISQSIGEETLGFDFPEYQSPGSGSESSIALDTLTPASSPSPGGCGEAPEPDEVFGPLSLECRVCSDKASGFHYGVHVCEGCKGFFRRTIRLKLEYDKCERHCKIQKKNRNKCQYCRFRKCLSVGMSHNAIRFGRMPQAEKMKLKAESKMVEKKKEASPTLSDHKVLIGHIHEAYMKHFNMNKAKARLILTGKTSKPVRQHFFTHFIPSSAHSFLLPLQPFIIHDMETFQLAERTLAAHMVSQGDSVEPECGLPARVLVAAVGCGGLQQREAEARLFHCCQSTSVETVTELTEFAKAIPSFQNLDLNDQVTLLKYGVYEALFTLLASCMNKDGLLVARGGGFITREFLKSLRRPFSDMMEPKFQFATRFNSLELDDSDLALFVAAIICCGDRPGLVDATLVEQLQEGIVQALRFHLQANHPDDAFLFPRLLQKLADLRELVTEHAQLVQEIETTEDTSLHPLLQEIYRDMY; this is encoded by the exons ATGGCACGGGATCTCTACTGCCCCCCGTCTCCACTGGGGGACTCCCTGCTGGACAGCCCGCTGTGCGCGGACCTCATGGAGGATCTTCACGACATCTCCCAGTCCATTGGAGAGGAGACACTGGGGTTTGATTTCCCAGAGTACCAGAGTCCCGGTTCGGGTTCTGAGAGCTCCATCGCACTGG ACACCTTAACCCCGGCCTCCAGCCCGTCACCGGGGGGGTGCGGGGAGGCGCCAGAGCCCGACGAGGTCTTCGGCCCCCTCAGCCTGGAGTGCAGGGTGTGCTCGGACAAGGCGTCAGGCTTCCACTACGGCGTGCATGTCTGCGAGGGCTGCAAG GGTTTCTTCAGGAGAACGATCAGGCTCAAGCTGGAGTACGACAAGTGCGAACGCCACTGCAAAATCCAGAAGAAGAACCGGAACAAGTGCCAGTACTGCCGCTTCCGCAAGTGCCTCTCGGTGGGCATGTCCCACAACG CCATCCGCTTCGGTCGCATGCCCCAGGcggagaagatgaagctgaagGCGGAGAGCAAGATGgtggagaagaagaaagaggcGAGCCCCACGCTGTCCGACCACAAAGTTCTCATCGGGCACATCCACGAAGCCTACATGAAGCACTTCAACATGAACAAAGCAAAAGCTCGGCTCATACTCACCGGGAAGACAAGCAAGCCGGTAAGGCAACACTTTTTCACGCACTTTATTCCATCTTCAGCTCACTcgtttcttcttcctcttcagcCTTTCATTATCCACGACATGGAGACATTCCAGCTTGCAGAACGGACCCTAGCGGCACACATGGTGTCACAGGGCGACAGCGTGGAGCCCGAGTGCGGCCTCCCAGCGAGGGTGCTGGTTGCCGCAGTGGGTTGCGGGGGGCTCCAGCAGAGGGAGGCCGAAGCGCGCCTCTTCCACTGCTGCCAGAGCACCTCCGTGGAGACGGTCACTGAGCTAACCGAGTTCGCCAAAGCTATTCCCAGCTTCCAGAACCTGGATTTGAACGATCAG gtaACTCTCCTCAAGTACGGGGTTTACGAGGCTCTCTTCACCCTCCTGGCCTCTTGCATGAACAAAGACGGCCTCCTGGTGGCGCGCGGCGGCGGCTTCATCACCCGTGAGTTCCTCAAGAGCCTCCGGCGGCCCTTCAGCGACATGATGGAGCCCAAGTTCCAGTTCGCCACGCGCTTCAACTCCCTGGAGCTGGACGACAGTGACCTGGCCCTCTTCGTGGCAGCCATCATCTGCTGTGGAG ACCGTCCGGGTCTTGTGGATGCGACTCTGGTGGAGCAGCTCCAGGAAGGCATCGTGCAGGCTCTGCGGTTTCACCTGCAGGCCAACCACCCCGACGACGCCTTCCTCTTCCCGAGACTGCTGCAGAAACTGGCCGATTTGCGGGAACTGGTCACAGAGCATGCTCAGTTGGTGCAGGAAATCGAGACGACGGAGGACACGTCGCTGCACCCCCTCCTTCAGGAGATCTACAGGGACATGTACTAA
- the LOC133472212 gene encoding peroxisome proliferator-activated receptor alpha-like isoform X2 — MARDLYCPPSPLGDSLLDSPLCADLMEDLHDISQSIGEETLGFDFPEYQSPGSGSESSIALDTLTPASSPSPGGCGEAPEPDEVFGPLSLECRVCSDKASGFHYGVHVCEGCKGFFRRTIRLKLEYDKCERHCKIQKKNRNKCQYCRFRKCLSVGMSHNAIRFGRMPQAEKMKLKAESKMVEKKKEASPTLSDHKVLIGHIHEAYMKHFNMNKAKARLILTGKTSKPPFIIHDMETFQLAERTLAAHMVSQGDSVEPECGLPARVLVAAVGCGGLQQREAEARLFHCCQSTSVETVTELTEFAKAIPSFQNLDLNDQVTLLKYGVYEALFTLLASCMNKDGLLVARGGGFITREFLKSLRRPFSDMMEPKFQFATRFNSLELDDSDLALFVAAIICCGDRPGLVDATLVEQLQEGIVQALRFHLQANHPDDAFLFPRLLQKLADLRELVTEHAQLVQEIETTEDTSLHPLLQEIYRDMY; from the exons ATGGCACGGGATCTCTACTGCCCCCCGTCTCCACTGGGGGACTCCCTGCTGGACAGCCCGCTGTGCGCGGACCTCATGGAGGATCTTCACGACATCTCCCAGTCCATTGGAGAGGAGACACTGGGGTTTGATTTCCCAGAGTACCAGAGTCCCGGTTCGGGTTCTGAGAGCTCCATCGCACTGG ACACCTTAACCCCGGCCTCCAGCCCGTCACCGGGGGGGTGCGGGGAGGCGCCAGAGCCCGACGAGGTCTTCGGCCCCCTCAGCCTGGAGTGCAGGGTGTGCTCGGACAAGGCGTCAGGCTTCCACTACGGCGTGCATGTCTGCGAGGGCTGCAAG GGTTTCTTCAGGAGAACGATCAGGCTCAAGCTGGAGTACGACAAGTGCGAACGCCACTGCAAAATCCAGAAGAAGAACCGGAACAAGTGCCAGTACTGCCGCTTCCGCAAGTGCCTCTCGGTGGGCATGTCCCACAACG CCATCCGCTTCGGTCGCATGCCCCAGGcggagaagatgaagctgaagGCGGAGAGCAAGATGgtggagaagaagaaagaggcGAGCCCCACGCTGTCCGACCACAAAGTTCTCATCGGGCACATCCACGAAGCCTACATGAAGCACTTCAACATGAACAAAGCAAAAGCTCGGCTCATACTCACCGGGAAGACAAGCAAGCCG cCTTTCATTATCCACGACATGGAGACATTCCAGCTTGCAGAACGGACCCTAGCGGCACACATGGTGTCACAGGGCGACAGCGTGGAGCCCGAGTGCGGCCTCCCAGCGAGGGTGCTGGTTGCCGCAGTGGGTTGCGGGGGGCTCCAGCAGAGGGAGGCCGAAGCGCGCCTCTTCCACTGCTGCCAGAGCACCTCCGTGGAGACGGTCACTGAGCTAACCGAGTTCGCCAAAGCTATTCCCAGCTTCCAGAACCTGGATTTGAACGATCAG gtaACTCTCCTCAAGTACGGGGTTTACGAGGCTCTCTTCACCCTCCTGGCCTCTTGCATGAACAAAGACGGCCTCCTGGTGGCGCGCGGCGGCGGCTTCATCACCCGTGAGTTCCTCAAGAGCCTCCGGCGGCCCTTCAGCGACATGATGGAGCCCAAGTTCCAGTTCGCCACGCGCTTCAACTCCCTGGAGCTGGACGACAGTGACCTGGCCCTCTTCGTGGCAGCCATCATCTGCTGTGGAG ACCGTCCGGGTCTTGTGGATGCGACTCTGGTGGAGCAGCTCCAGGAAGGCATCGTGCAGGCTCTGCGGTTTCACCTGCAGGCCAACCACCCCGACGACGCCTTCCTCTTCCCGAGACTGCTGCAGAAACTGGCCGATTTGCGGGAACTGGTCACAGAGCATGCTCAGTTGGTGCAGGAAATCGAGACGACGGAGGACACGTCGCTGCACCCCCTCCTTCAGGAGATCTACAGGGACATGTACTAA